One Ranitomeya variabilis isolate aRanVar5 chromosome 4, aRanVar5.hap1, whole genome shotgun sequence genomic window, GCTCCAAAATACCAAAATAGTCACCGGGATGAAAGGAGCACCTGCGAAATAGGTCAGCGAGCGGGGGATGACGCACGGAGCTGATGAGCGTGTGTACAGGAATAACAAACCGCTTTATGGATGTGACATCTGGTGGCGAGACGGTAAATAACGGGCGTCAGACGCGGCACAGTGTGCAAAGATTCAAGGGCACAATGGTAGCGCGACAGCACAGCATAGTTATCATAGGGATATTACATAGAAGTGACCTATGGTTTATTATCATGCTCCGTATACAGAGTAGTTATCATAGGGACACATCTAATAATACATAGAGGTGACCTATGGTTTATTATAATGCTCCATGTACAGAGTAGTTATCATAGGGACACATCTAATAATACACAGAGGTGACCTATGGTTGATTATAATGATCCATGTACAGAGTAGTTATCGTAGGGACACATCTAATAATACACAGAGGTGACCTATGGTTGATTATAATGCTCCATGTACAGAGTAGTTATCATAGGGACACATCTAATAATACACAGAGGTGACCTATGGTTGATTATAATGCTCCATGTACAGAGTAGTTATCATAGGGACACATCTAATAATACACAGAGGTGACCTATGGTTGATTATAATGATCCATGTACAGAGTAGTTATCATAGGGACACATCTAATAATACACAGAGGTGACCTATGGTTGATTATAATGCTCCGTGTACAGAGTAGTTATAGAGACACATCTAATATTACATAGAGGTGACTAATGGTTTATTACAATGCTCCGTGTACAGGGTAGTTATCATAGGGACACAGCTAATATTACATAGATGTTACCTATGGTTTATTATAATGCTCCGTGTACAGAGTAGTTGTCATAGGGACATGTCTAGTATTGTATTCCTCCCTAAATAATGCCATTCTGTATGACTTTCTGTATATTCTGTGATTTATGGAGAATAAAACTCACTTTTCTTTTTCTCAGCCTTTTCCTTGAATTGCTACCACTGCACCTCCATTGGGAGCGACTGTAGCACCAACGAGAAGCCATGTGAGAAAGGCTTTGACTTTTGCCTATCCACCATCACCGACATCATCACACGTGAGTTCGGCCGTTCCTTCCCTACACACCTCCCCCTGAGGACCCCTATGTCTTGCATGGACGTCCATTTATTTAATTGGCCACACGAGACCCCACATTATCTGTGTAGAGGCCACTGCAGGAGAAATGAGCAGCCGTGGTGATCGCCCAGGAGTCTGTGTGCTGGAAACCCGGTGATCATGAGAAAAGGGGTCTCAAAGCCCATTgtgtgaatggagtggtagtgagcatgtgcgaccactgctccattcactgctTACAGAAGTGGTGGTCGCACGTGCTCACTGCTGCTCTGTACACACCGGTAAAATTGGGCTGCCCTTTATCCTGATCAAGTGGGGTATCGGCAACCAGACCCCCAGTTATCATCTATTGATCCCATATTAGGTGGCTATGTCCTAATTATTGTTtatggtacaacccctttaagagttatTCCCATCTTGGAAAGTGGATCCTAACTTTTTACAAAGATCGTAGTGACTGTAGCTTTCAGTCGTCTACCATGCCTGAATTCAGGCATCACTGCAATCCCACCACTGAAATGCTGCTGTTAGAGATTTAAAGTGAtaaaacagcagcaatcagagctagcTCCGGTCTCCTGTTAGAGATGGATGCCGGCTGCACAACACAGCTGACTACGCAGTGTATGGAGGAGTGAACCCAGCTCCTGCGCCTGTTCCATACGCCTACATCtgacatgcccattacaagtatggcAACTGTCAAGAAAGGGTTTATATTCTGTttcttaaagaggatctgtcaccaagGCAAAAATGTAGCATATCCACTTTTTTCCCCCTCTTATTTTATGCCCGCAGGTCCCCTGAGTAttcagttttttgtattttttaaatccgCCCTACGGTTCCAGAGAAATAGGCCTTTTTAGTTAGTGCTAGCTTTCATGGTCTTTACCAAAGGGGCGTgactcacagggtaattatgcagagcagcttaaagacacgccccagaggatcctgtgagccacgcctcctAAAAATTAGCACAAAATAAAAAGGCCTGCATTTCTGGAACCGTACGTtggattttaaaaatttaaaaaaaaaagaagaaaactcaGGGAAGCACCAAGAATAAAATAAGCAAAAACTTGACACTTTTACATTAGCGACAGGTTCTCTTTATCTTCATGAGGCATACCCAGAATTCCTACACCCccaaaatagccttggagtcatacTTTGTTATATATTTTCCTGATGACATTTACATTTCTCTCCAAAATAACCAGAAGGTAAAGGAGCAACAAAATCGATTGTGAGATCCTGCGGGACCAAGGATATGTGCAACGTGACTTACAGCATCTCCCTGAACGCCACCAACCTGTATGCCACAACCAAGTGCTGCGAGAGGGACAGATGCCCGACAGGTAGCCTGGAAGGTGAGTGCTTCCCGTCCCATGGTGTTAGCTAATTAGCATGTTCCATTGAAGCATTGCCAATAAGTGTCGGTTCTTTTGGATCCCAGTTTacaaacagtggggaaaataagtatttgatacactgccgattttacaagttttctcacctacatcTATTGTCCTTtagcccatcccagctttgtgcaggtctacaagtttgtccctggtgtccttggatagctctttggtcttggccatggtggagaggttggagtgtgattgattgagcatgtggacaggtgtcttttatacaggtaacgagttcaaacagttatgagtgtagagtaggaggcttcttatagataaactaacaggtctgtgagagccagaattcttgctggttggtcggtgatcaaatacttatttcatgcaataaaattcattCATTCATAaaattcaacatgcctgatcctacAGAACAAAAGTCGGATAAACATCCACTATTCAGTATGTGGTGGACCAGTCCTGGGTTTGACCGGTTTCACATTCGCCCTTATGAGCTGAACTCAACAGCCTCACATGTAGCTATGGGTTGGGGTCAGGAGACCCGCGGTCGGTCTGGACATTGCGGTCCGGACTCAGATCGTGGTTACTGTAATTGACGTTGAGAGCGATCAGTGGTAAAAACGTCACCTGtgttataggaaaaaaaatgtaaatggccATCTCTGTCTCTTTGTATACTTTGCCAGTACCAAAAATCATGAGCGAAAACAAGGTGGAGTGCATGACATGCAATGAACCCAATGAGAAATGCAAAAATGCAATCAAAATCAAGTGCACCGGAGAGGAGAAAAAGTGCGCGAGATACACGGCCATAGACGGTAAGTACCTGCACCGCCATCATCTTGACCCGTACCCGCTACACTACACCGTCCAGCTAGTCATATATCTGCCATAGACGGTAAGTACCTGCACCGCCATCATCTCGACCCATACCCGCTACACTACACCGTCCAGCTAGTCACATATCTGCCATAGACGGTAAGTACCTGCACCGCCATCATCTCGACTCGTACCCGCTACACTACACCGTCCAGCTAGTCACATATCTGCCATAGACGGTAAGTACCTGCACCGCCATCATTTCGACCCGTACCCGCTACACTACACCGTCCAGCTAGTCACATATCTGCCATAGACGGTAAGTACCTGCACCGCCATCATCTCGACCCGTACCCGCTACACTACACTGTCCAGCTAGTCATATATCTGCCATAGACGGTAAGTACTTGCACCGCCATCATCTCGAACTGCACCCGCTACACTACACCGTCCAGCTAGTCACATATCTGCCATAGACGGTAAGTACCTGCACCGCCATCATCTTGACCCGTACCCGCTTTACTACACCGTCCAGCTAGTCATATATCTGCCATAGACGGTAAGTACCTGCACCGCCATCATCTCGACCCATACCCTCTACACTACACCGTCCAGCTAGTCACATATCTGCCATAGACGgtaagtgttatggacctggtggttaggagcacccggaatgacctgatgagtaagctcaaaatcggaactagctctgggaagtgggaactctgctgaccgcaaactctactcctatcacacacactagaaatagccgtggagcgtacctaactctccctagacgcctcttcacagcctaagagctaactacccctaaagatagaaatagaagcctaaccttgcctcagagaaattccccaaaggtaaaggcagccccccacatatattgactgtgagttaagaggaaagtcacaaacacaggaatgaaacaggttttagcaaaggaggccagacttcactaaatagtcagaggatagaaaagggaactatgcggtcagcacaaaagactacaaaaaaccacgcagagtaagcaaaaagactccccacaccgactcacggtgtggaggtgccactctgcacccccagagcttccagctagcaagggaatatcatgatagcaagctggactagaaattagcagtactaagaaatatattcaggaagcagtaacaacaaatgaactagcaaagacttagcttctgctggagtagacaggtcctcagagaagtccaagagagatctgaaccaatactgaaacattgacagctggcatgaagtaacgatctgagtggagttaaatagggaagcaagcatagcaataaacgagagcagctgacaaagccaacctcagtgaccagcagttccgctcaaagccaccagagggagtccaagagcaaaactaaccaaagtaccattcatgaccacaggagggagtccgagaacggaattcacaacagtaccccctcaccagggcccccaggccgatcaggacgagccaaatgaaaggcacgaactaaatcggcagcgtggacatcggaggcaacaacccaggaattatcctcctgaccatagcccttccacttaaccaggtactgaagcttccttctcgaaatacgagaatccaaatttttttccaccacatactccaactccccctcaaccaacaccggagcaggaggatcaacggagggaaccataggcgccacgtacctcctcaacaacgacctatggaacacattatggatggcaaaagaagctggaaggaccaaacgaaatgacacagggttgagagtttcagaaatcttataaggaccaatgaaacgaggcttaaacttaggagaagaaaccttcataggaacataacgagaagacaaccaaaccaaatccccaacacgaagtcggggaccaacacaacgacggcggttagcgaaacgttgagccttctcctgggacaacgtcagattgtccactacgtgagtccaaatttgctgcaacctgtccaccacagaatccacaccaggacagtcagaaggctcaacctgccccgaagaaaaacgaggatgaaaaccagaattgcaaaaaaaaggcaaaaccaaagtagccgaactagcccgattattaagggcgaactcagccaatggcaagaaggtcacccaatcatcctgatcagcagaaacaaagcatctcagataggtttccaaagtctggttggttcgttcggtttggccatttgtttgaggatggaaagccgaagaaaaagacaaatcaatgcccatcttagcacaaaaggaccgccaaaacctagagacaaactgggaacctctgtccgacacaatgttctccggaatgccatgcaaacgaaccacatgttgaaaaaacaatggcaccaaattagaggaggaaggcaacttaggcaagggtaccaaatggaccatcttagaaaagcgatcacaaaccacccagatgacagacatcctttgagagacaggaagatctgaaataaaatccatggaaacatgcgtccaaggccttttcgggactggcaagggcaaaagcaacccactggcacgagaacagcagggcttagcccgagcacaagtcccacaggactgcacaaaagaacgcacatcccgtgacaaggaaggccaccaaaaggacctagccaccaaatctctggtcccaaaaatcccaggatgaccagccaacactgagcaatgaacctcagaaataactctgccagtccatctatcagggacaaacagtttctccgctggacaacggtcaggtctatcagcctgaaactcttgcagcacccgccacaaatcaggggagatggcagacagaattaccccctccttgagaataccagctggctcagggactcccggagaatcaggcacaaaactcctagaaagggcatccgccttcacattcttagaacctggaaggtatgagacaacaaaatcgaaacgggagaaaaacagcgaccatcgagcctgtctaggattcaaccgcttggcagactcgagataagtcagatttttgtgatccgtcaagaccaccacgcggtgcttggctccctcaagccaatgtcgccactcctcgaatgcccacttcatagctagcagctcccgattgccaacatcataattacgctcagtaggcgaaaactttctagaaaagaaggcacatggcttcatcacagagccatcagaacttctttgagacaaaacagcccctgctccaatctcagaagcatcaacctcgacctgaaaagggagcgaaacatctggctgacgcaacacaggggccgaagaaaaacgacgtttcagctcctgaaaagcctcaacggccgcagaggaccaattcaccacatcagcacctttctttgtcaaatcagtcaaaggtttaaccacactagaaaaattagcgatgaagcgacggtaaaaattagcaaagcccaggaatttctggaggctcttcacagatgtaggttgagtccaatcataaatatcaTAAAAATCATCATTGCTAATATCATAAAaatcatagcaataaacgagagcagctgacaaagccaacctcagtgaccagcagttccgctcaaagccaccagagggagtccaagagcagaactaaccaaagtaccattcatgaccacaggagggagtccgagaacggaattcacaacaggtaagtaCCTGTACCGCCATCATCTCGACTCGTACCCGCTACACTACACCGTCCAGCTAGTCACATATCTGCCATAGACGGTAAGTACCTGCACCGCCATCATCTCGACCCGTACCCGCTACACTACACCGTCCAGCTAGTCACATATCTGCCATAGACGGTAAGTACCTGCACCGCCATCATCCCGACCCATACCCGCAACACTACACCGTCCAGCTAGTCACATATCTGCCATAGACGGCAAGTACCTGCACCGCCATCATCTCGACCTGTACCCGCTACACTACACTGTCCACCTAGTCACATATCTGCCATAGAAGGTAAGTACCTGCACCGCCATCATCTCGACCCGTACCCGCTACACTACACCGTCCAGCTAGTCATATATCTGCCATAGACGGTAAGTACTTGCACCGCCATCATCTCGACCTGCACCCGCTACAGCACACCGTCCAGCTAGTCACATATCTGCCATAGACGGTAAGTACCTGTACCGCCATCATTTCGACCCGTGCCCGCTACACTACACCGTCCAGCTAGTCACATATCTGCCATAGACGGTAAGTACCTGCACCACCATCATCTCGACCCGTACCCGCTACACTACACCGTCCAGCTAGTCACATATCTGCCATAGACGGTAAGTACCTGCACCGCCATCATTTCGACCCGTACCCGCTACACTACACCATCCAGCTAGTCACATATCTGCCATAGACGGTAAGTACCTGCACCGCCATCATTTCGACCCGTACCCGCTACACTACACCATCCAGCTAGTCACATATCTGCCATAGACGGTAAGTACCTGCACCGCCATCATTTCGACCCGTACCCGCTACACTACACCGTCCAGCTAGTCATATATCTGACATAGACGGTAAGTACTTGCACCGCCATCATCTCGACCTGCACCCGCTACACTACACCGTCCAGCTAGTCACATATCTGCTATAGACGGTAAGTACCTGCACCGCCATCATTTCGACCTGTGCCCGCTACACTACACCGTCCAGCTGGTAACATATCTGCCATAGACAGTAAATACCTGCACCGCCATAATCTCGACCCGTACCCGCTACACTACACCGTCCAGCTAGTCATATATCTGCCATAGATGGTAAGTACTTGCACCGCCATCATCTCGACCTGCACCCGCTACACTACACAGTCCAGCTAGTCACATATCTGCCATAGACGGTAAGTACCTGCACCGCCATTTCGACCCGTGCCCACTACAGTACACCGTCCAGCTAGTCACATATCTGCCATAGACGGTAAGTACCTGCACCGCCATCATCTCGAGCCGTACCCGCTACACTACACCGTCCAGCTAGTCACATATCTGCCAAAGACGGTAAGTACCTGCACCGCCATCATCTCGACCCGTACCCACTACACTACACCGTCCAGCTAGTCACATATCTGCCATAGACGGTAAGTACCTGCACCGCCATCATCTCGACCCGTACCCGCTACACTACAACATCCAGCTAGTTACATATCTGCCATAGATGGTGATTACCTGCACCGCCATCATCTCGACCCGTACCCGCTACACTGTCCAGCTAGTCACATATCTGCCAGACGGTAAGTACCTGCACCGCCATCATTTCGAGCCGTACCCGCTACACTACACCGTCCAGCTAGTCACATATCTGCCAAAGACGGTAAGTACCTGCACCGCCATCATCTCGACCCGTACCCACTACACTACACCGTCCAGCTAGTAACATATCTGCCATAGATGGTGATTACCTGCACCGCCATCATCTCGACTCGTTCCCGCTACACTACACCGTCCAGCTAGTCACATATGTCCTGTGTCACATTACTAAAAATCCTAACCAAGATCCTCTTACTAATCTCTATCTGTCAACCAATATGGCCGTCACCCCAGATCCTGAGGGGCTTGTTCCTCATCTTTCCCAAATTACAGAAAAGTTGTCTAAACTTTCCTATTTAGGCAGTGATTTGCGCTAGGAAATCGGCCATATTGGCTGGAGAACATTTTTAACTCCTGCATGACCAAGGGTGTACTTTATTTTTGCACCGGTGTCCCATGCCAACCTAGaacggctaaggctacgttcacatttgcgttgtgcgccgcagcgtcggcgccgcaacgcacaacgcaaacaaaaatgcagcaaaacgcat contains:
- the LOC143770396 gene encoding phospholipase A2 inhibitor and Ly6/PLAUR domain-containing protein-like — its product is MVAAVALLCLVAGLLEGAFSLNCYHCTSIGSDCSTNEKPCEKGFDFCLSTITDIITQGKGATKSIVRSCGTKDMCNVTYSISLNATNLYATTKCCERDRCPTGSLEVPKIMSENKVECMTCNEPNEKCKNAIKIKCTGEEKKCARYTAIDAKTKVSHSAQTCVTDNVCAMKNVTVLPYDQILTKQFDCSNQAPSLLPGLLFPAAIGIAMLKLLS